One window of the Zea mays cultivar B73 chromosome 3, Zm-B73-REFERENCE-NAM-5.0, whole genome shotgun sequence genome contains the following:
- the LOC100383049 gene encoding integrin-linked protein kinase 1 isoform X1, with amino-acid sequence MHGPYPTAAAAAASSSDDMAANGMKVALHRQVSGGSMKQNAELRRQASLESPRTGRATSRFLFGRQSSMDPNRRRGRSQSPVRAPEDLGVPDNLDATMQLLFFACQGDALGIEGLLRSGVDVNSINLDGRTALHIAACEGHRDVVRVLISWKANIDARDRWGSTAVADAKFYGHSRVYDLLKFHGAKVPRTKRTPMMVSAPAEIPEYELNPGEVQFRRGCDVTPGVYHIAKWNGTKVSVKILDRDGCSDQEAANSFRHELTVLEKVRHPNVVQFVGAVTQSIPMMIVSELHEEKDLSVCIQKKGKLKPQKVLRYGLDIARGMTYLHQCKPDPIIHCDLKPKHIFLDSGGQLKIAGFGVTRMSKVGTDKVRLIYHGALVDSFSYHTAPELYRNDAFDSSVDSYSFGFILYEMVEGSVRAPEDSGHSIRFEGLRPSLKGRLKGYPPDFKALVEECWHPQAMARPTFSEIIIRLDKIYAHFDKHGSWKDSLKLWK; translated from the exons ATGCACGGGCCGTACCcgacggctgctgctgctgctgcttcttcTTCGGACGACATGGCGGCGAACGGCATGAAGGTGGCGCTGCACCGGCAGGTCTCGGGGGGCTCGATGAAGCAGAACGCGGAGCTCCGGCGCCAGGCGTCGCTCGAGTCCCCGCGGACGGGGCGGGCCACCAGCCGGTTCCTGTTCGGGCGGCAGTCGTCCATGGACCCGAACCGGAGGCGCGGCCGGAGCCAGAGCCCCGTGCGCGCGCCGGAGGACCTGGGCGTGCCGGACAACCTGGACGCCACCATGCAGCTGCTCTTCTTCGCGTGCCAGGGCGACGCGCTGGGGATCGAGGGCCTGCTGCGCAGCGGCGTCGACGTCAACAGCATCAACCTCGACGGCCGCACCGCGCTGCACATCGCCGCGTGCGAGGGCCACCGCGACGTCGTCAGGGTGTTGATCAGCTGGAAGGCCAACATCGACGCGCGCGACCGCTGGGGAAGCACG GCAGTAGCTGATGCCAAGTTCTACGGCCACTCCAGGGTCTACGATCTCTTGAAATTCCATGGCGCAAAGGTTCCG AGAACCAAGAGGACGCCGATGATGGTGTCGGCCCCAGCCGAGATACCGGAGTACGAGCTGAACCCCGGAGAGGTCCAGTTCCGGCGAGGCTGTGACGTTACACCG GGTGTGTACCACATCGCGAAATGGAATGGCACAAAGGTTTCCGTAAAAATACTTGACAGAGACGGTTGCTCCGATCAAGAAGCCGC AAACTCTTTCAGGCATGAACTGACTGTACTGGAGAAGGTCCGACACCCTAACGTCGTTCAGTTCGTCGGAGCCGTCACTCAGAGCATACCTATGATGATTGTGTCTGAACTCCATGAAGAG AAAGACTTATCAGTCTGTATCCAGAAGAAAGGAAAGTTAAAGCCTCAGAAGGTGCTAAGATACGGCCTTGATATTGCCAG GGGCATGACCTACCTCCACCAGTGCAAGCCGGACCCCATCATCCACTGCGACCTAAAGCCAAA ACATATCTTCCTGGATAGCGGAGGCCAGCTGAAGATCGCGGGGTTCGGAGTGACAAGGATGTCCAAGGTCGGGACCGACAAGGTGAGGTTGATCTACCATGGCGCTCTCGTCGACAGCTTCA GCTACCACACCGCGCCTGAGCTGTACAGGAACGACGCGTTCGACTCGAGTGTGGACTCCTACTCCTTCGGCTTCATCCTCTACGAG atgGTCGAAGGGTCGGTAAGAGCGCCGGAGGATTCAGGGCACTCGATCCGGTTCGAGGGACTGCGGCCATCCCTCAAGGGCAGGCTCAAGGGCTATCCTCCCGACTTCAAAGC GCTGGTGGAGGAATGCTGGCACCCGCAAGCCATGGCGCGGCCGACGTTCTCGGAGATCATCATCCGGCTCGACAAGATCTACGCCCACTTCGACAAGCATGGGAGCTGGAAGGACTCGCTCAAGCTTTG GAAATGA
- the LOC100383049 gene encoding Integrin-linked protein kinase 1 isoform 1 (isoform 1 is encoded by transcript variant 1): MHGPYPTAAAAAASSSDDMAANGMKVALHRQVSGGSMKQNAELRRQASLESPRTGRATSRFLFGRQSSMDPNRRRGRSQSPVRAPEDLGVPDNLDATMQLLFFACQGDALGIEGLLRSGVDVNSINLDGRTALHIAACEGHRDVVRVLISWKANIDARDRWGSTAVADAKFYGHSRVYDLLKFHGAKVPRTKRTPMMVSAPAEIPEYELNPGEVQFRRGCDVTPGVYHIAKWNGTKVSVKILDRDGCSDQEAANSFRHELTVLEKVRHPNVVQFVGAVTQSIPMMIVSELHEEKDLSVCIQKKGKLKPQKVLRYGLDIARGMTYLHQCKPDPIIHCDLKPKHIFLDSGGQLKIAGFGVTRMSKVGTDKVRLIYHGALVDSFSYHTAPELYRNDAFDSSVDSYSFGFILYEMVEGSVRAPEDSGHSIRFEGLRPSLKGRLKGYPPDFKALVEECWHPQAMARPTFSEIIIRLDKIYAHFDKHGSWKDSLKLWSVSRRLKRIVKRRSVRSRIHNEP, encoded by the exons ATGCACGGGCCGTACCcgacggctgctgctgctgctgcttcttcTTCGGACGACATGGCGGCGAACGGCATGAAGGTGGCGCTGCACCGGCAGGTCTCGGGGGGCTCGATGAAGCAGAACGCGGAGCTCCGGCGCCAGGCGTCGCTCGAGTCCCCGCGGACGGGGCGGGCCACCAGCCGGTTCCTGTTCGGGCGGCAGTCGTCCATGGACCCGAACCGGAGGCGCGGCCGGAGCCAGAGCCCCGTGCGCGCGCCGGAGGACCTGGGCGTGCCGGACAACCTGGACGCCACCATGCAGCTGCTCTTCTTCGCGTGCCAGGGCGACGCGCTGGGGATCGAGGGCCTGCTGCGCAGCGGCGTCGACGTCAACAGCATCAACCTCGACGGCCGCACCGCGCTGCACATCGCCGCGTGCGAGGGCCACCGCGACGTCGTCAGGGTGTTGATCAGCTGGAAGGCCAACATCGACGCGCGCGACCGCTGGGGAAGCACG GCAGTAGCTGATGCCAAGTTCTACGGCCACTCCAGGGTCTACGATCTCTTGAAATTCCATGGCGCAAAGGTTCCG AGAACCAAGAGGACGCCGATGATGGTGTCGGCCCCAGCCGAGATACCGGAGTACGAGCTGAACCCCGGAGAGGTCCAGTTCCGGCGAGGCTGTGACGTTACACCG GGTGTGTACCACATCGCGAAATGGAATGGCACAAAGGTTTCCGTAAAAATACTTGACAGAGACGGTTGCTCCGATCAAGAAGCCGC AAACTCTTTCAGGCATGAACTGACTGTACTGGAGAAGGTCCGACACCCTAACGTCGTTCAGTTCGTCGGAGCCGTCACTCAGAGCATACCTATGATGATTGTGTCTGAACTCCATGAAGAG AAAGACTTATCAGTCTGTATCCAGAAGAAAGGAAAGTTAAAGCCTCAGAAGGTGCTAAGATACGGCCTTGATATTGCCAG GGGCATGACCTACCTCCACCAGTGCAAGCCGGACCCCATCATCCACTGCGACCTAAAGCCAAA ACATATCTTCCTGGATAGCGGAGGCCAGCTGAAGATCGCGGGGTTCGGAGTGACAAGGATGTCCAAGGTCGGGACCGACAAGGTGAGGTTGATCTACCATGGCGCTCTCGTCGACAGCTTCA GCTACCACACCGCGCCTGAGCTGTACAGGAACGACGCGTTCGACTCGAGTGTGGACTCCTACTCCTTCGGCTTCATCCTCTACGAG atgGTCGAAGGGTCGGTAAGAGCGCCGGAGGATTCAGGGCACTCGATCCGGTTCGAGGGACTGCGGCCATCCCTCAAGGGCAGGCTCAAGGGCTATCCTCCCGACTTCAAAGC GCTGGTGGAGGAATGCTGGCACCCGCAAGCCATGGCGCGGCCGACGTTCTCGGAGATCATCATCCGGCTCGACAAGATCTACGCCCACTTCGACAAGCATGGGAGCTGGAAGGACTCGCTCAAGCTTTGGTCCGTATCCCGGCGGCTTAAGCGAATTGTTAAGCGTCGCTCCGTCAGGAGCAGAATCCACAATGAGCCGTGA